One genomic window of Polaromonas sp. SP1 includes the following:
- the otsB gene encoding trehalose-phosphatase has translation MHSSSSQPLAPTTPAADSANTPASSPPLNLPAISAHTALFLDFDGTLADLAPQPEAVQLAAGLVPALARLSTQLGGALAIVSGRTLSDLDGFLAPLRLPAAAEHGAQRRVAGGAAVSLAAPDLQEVARRAAELMVHHPGLRVEVKSAAVALHYRHAPELEALCLQVMQEAAVNTPGVELLRGKFVFEVKPSGVSKGTAIAAFMAEPPFAGRIPLFAGDDTTDEAGFSAVQFMGGEGIKVGEGATLARWRCASPTALRQWLGDALSPDAQSIHTKTATQESDS, from the coding sequence ATGCATTCATCCTCATCACAACCCCTGGCACCGACCACGCCCGCCGCCGATTCAGCAAACACACCGGCCTCCTCGCCGCCTCTGAATTTGCCGGCCATCAGCGCGCACACCGCACTCTTCCTGGACTTTGACGGCACGCTCGCCGACCTGGCACCCCAGCCCGAGGCCGTGCAACTTGCGGCCGGCCTGGTGCCGGCGCTGGCACGGCTCTCGACTCAACTGGGCGGTGCGCTGGCCATCGTGTCGGGCCGCACACTCAGCGACCTTGACGGTTTCCTCGCGCCCCTGCGCTTGCCGGCGGCGGCCGAGCATGGCGCGCAGCGCCGCGTCGCGGGCGGCGCTGCCGTCAGCCTGGCCGCACCCGACCTGCAGGAGGTGGCACGCCGCGCCGCTGAATTGATGGTGCACCACCCGGGCCTGCGCGTGGAAGTCAAATCTGCCGCCGTTGCGCTGCACTACCGCCACGCCCCCGAGCTCGAAGCGCTGTGCCTGCAGGTCATGCAGGAGGCCGCCGTCAACACCCCAGGTGTGGAGCTGCTGCGCGGCAAGTTCGTTTTTGAAGTCAAGCCCTCGGGCGTCAGCAAAGGCACGGCGATTGCAGCCTTTATGGCCGAGCCGCCGTTTGCCGGCCGCATACCGCTGTTTGCGGGCGACGACACCACCGATGAAGCCGGCTTCTCGGCCGTGCAATTCATGGGCGGCGAAGGCATCAAGGTGGGCGAAGGCGCCACGCTGGCGCGCTGGCGCTGCGCCTCGCCCACAGCGTTGCGGCAATGGCTTGGCGATGCACTTTCACCCGACGCACAGTCGATACACACAAAAACCGCCACACAGGAATCCGACTCATGA
- a CDS encoding glycoside hydrolase family 15 protein has translation MSVAADSLHFAPPAEPSLAMGVIGNCAFSALIDARGRIVWCCLPRFDGDPVFNALLEPQRAHGDDATMPGADDSQSSAFAIEIEDFAEAKQWYEPNTAVLRTQLFDKHGQGVEITDFAPRFFSRSRFFRPMTLVRRIKPISGAPRIRVVLDVRFDWGRRKPMVTQGSNHLRYVGDELTLRLNTDVSISHLLSKQPFVLTREHNFLLGADESLPEGIADTARLFEQETIAYWKKWSQRLHIPLEWQEAVIRAAITLKLSLFEDTGAIVAAMTTSIPEAPGSQRNWDYRYCWLRDAFFVVRALNSLSEVGTLEDYLRWLSNVVVQSKGGHIQPLYGIGLERELPESIMVHLGGYRGMGPVRVGNQAQEHFQHDVYGNVVLGAAQAFHDHRLLHRAGIAEFKRLEDVGEQAVANYDKPDAGMWELRTRARIHTSSALMCWAACDRLAKIALTLKLQDRADYWRGHAAVMQERILRESWSEERQAFAESFGGRDLDASVLLMIEVGFIDPKDPRFIATVDALETHLCDGPYMRRYEAPDDFGKPETAFNICTFWRIDALARIGRKEQAREIFNTMLAARNHVGLLSEDTHPVTGEMWGNFPQTYSMVGIINAAVRLSSPWESQV, from the coding sequence ATGAGCGTCGCCGCCGACTCCCTTCACTTCGCGCCGCCCGCCGAGCCGTCTCTGGCCATGGGGGTCATCGGCAACTGCGCCTTCAGCGCGCTGATCGACGCGCGCGGCCGCATCGTCTGGTGCTGCCTGCCGCGCTTTGACGGCGACCCGGTGTTCAATGCCCTGCTCGAGCCGCAGCGCGCACACGGCGACGACGCAACCATGCCCGGCGCCGATGACTCGCAGTCCAGCGCCTTCGCCATCGAGATCGAAGACTTTGCCGAAGCCAAACAGTGGTACGAGCCCAATACCGCCGTGTTGCGCACCCAGCTGTTCGACAAGCACGGCCAGGGCGTAGAGATCACCGACTTCGCACCGCGCTTTTTCAGCCGCTCGCGCTTCTTCCGGCCCATGACACTGGTGCGCCGCATCAAGCCCATCAGCGGCGCGCCGCGCATTCGCGTGGTGCTGGACGTGCGCTTTGACTGGGGTCGGCGCAAGCCTATGGTCACCCAGGGCAGCAACCACCTGCGCTATGTGGGCGACGAGCTCACGCTGCGGCTGAACACCGACGTGTCGATTTCGCACCTGCTGTCAAAGCAGCCTTTTGTGCTGACGCGGGAACACAATTTCTTGCTCGGCGCCGACGAGTCCTTGCCTGAAGGCATCGCCGACACGGCGCGCCTGTTTGAGCAGGAAACCATTGCCTACTGGAAAAAATGGAGCCAGCGCCTGCACATTCCGCTGGAATGGCAAGAGGCCGTGATACGCGCGGCCATCACGCTCAAGCTCTCGCTGTTTGAAGACACCGGCGCCATCGTCGCCGCCATGACCACCAGCATTCCTGAAGCGCCGGGCAGCCAGCGCAACTGGGACTACCGCTACTGCTGGTTGCGCGACGCCTTTTTTGTGGTGCGCGCGCTCAACAGCCTCTCGGAAGTCGGCACCCTGGAGGACTACCTGCGCTGGCTCAGCAATGTGGTGGTGCAGTCCAAGGGCGGGCACATCCAGCCGCTGTACGGCATTGGTCTTGAGCGCGAGCTGCCCGAATCCATCATGGTGCACCTGGGCGGCTACCGCGGCATGGGCCCGGTGCGCGTGGGCAACCAGGCGCAAGAGCACTTCCAGCACGACGTGTATGGCAATGTGGTGCTGGGCGCCGCCCAGGCCTTTCACGACCACCGCCTGCTGCATCGCGCAGGCATCGCCGAATTCAAGCGGCTGGAAGACGTGGGCGAGCAGGCTGTGGCCAACTACGACAAGCCCGACGCCGGCATGTGGGAGCTGCGCACGCGCGCACGCATCCACACCTCGTCGGCGCTGATGTGCTGGGCCGCCTGCGACCGCCTGGCCAAGATCGCGCTCACGCTCAAGCTGCAGGACCGGGCCGACTACTGGCGCGGCCACGCGGCGGTGATGCAGGAGCGCATCCTGCGCGAATCCTGGAGCGAAGAACGCCAGGCCTTTGCCGAAAGTTTTGGCGGGCGCGACCTGGACGCCAGCGTGCTCCTGATGATTGAAGTCGGTTTTATCGACCCGAAAGACCCGCGCTTTATCGCCACAGTCGATGCGCTGGAAACCCATTTGTGCGACGGCCCTTACATGCGCCGCTATGAGGCGCCCGACGATTTCGGCAAACCGGAAACCGCCTTCAACATCTGCACGTTCTGGCGCATCGATGCGTTGGCCCGCATAGGCCGCAAAGAGCAGGCGCGCGAGATCTTCAACACCATGCTGGCCGCACGCAACCATGTGGGCCTGCTGTCGGAAGACACGCATCCCGTGACCGGCGAGATGTGGGGGAATTTTCCGCAGACGTATTCGATGGTGGGCATTATTAATGCCGCCGTAAGACTTTCGTCTCCTTGGGAATCCCAGGTATGA
- the otsA gene encoding alpha,alpha-trehalose-phosphate synthase (UDP-forming) produces MSRLVVVSNRVADPRKAAAGGLAVALGDALSTTGGLWFGWSGTVVEGGAQGEGELHVQQAGNVTLATVDLSTEDHAGYYLGYSNGVLWPVFHYRLDLARFDAGFIEAYRRVNRLFAHKLMPLLKPDDIIWIHDYHLIPMAAELRAMGCNNRIGFFLHIPLPPQQVLAAIPQHEWLMRALFAYDLVGFQSENDLLHFSRYVQAEAGAVALGGNRFRAFHRTVRAGAFPIGIDVDEFAALTHAQDARDMYERMKEEYSRRKLLLGVERLDYSKGLPQRMKAFAKLLTKYPENIRSATLIQIASPSREDMGTYTDLLQELESICGATNGNFGELDWMPIRYIHRNVARKRLPGLYRVARVALVTPLRDGMNLVAKEFIAAQDPADPGVLVLSRFAGAAEQLEDALLVNPYDIDGTADTIQRALQMPLEERQARHQKMLKNIREYDVHWWRREFLNALGYEGPA; encoded by the coding sequence ATGAGCCGCCTTGTCGTTGTATCCAACCGCGTGGCCGATCCTCGCAAGGCCGCTGCCGGTGGTTTGGCCGTTGCGCTAGGTGATGCGCTGAGCACGACCGGCGGGCTGTGGTTCGGCTGGAGCGGCACGGTGGTCGAAGGCGGCGCACAGGGCGAGGGCGAGTTGCATGTGCAGCAGGCCGGCAACGTCACCCTGGCCACGGTCGACCTGTCGACGGAAGACCATGCGGGCTATTACCTCGGCTACAGCAACGGCGTGCTCTGGCCGGTGTTTCATTACCGGCTGGACCTGGCGCGTTTCGACGCCGGTTTTATCGAGGCTTACCGCCGCGTGAACCGGCTGTTTGCGCACAAGCTGATGCCCCTGCTCAAGCCGGACGACATCATCTGGATCCACGACTACCACCTGATCCCGATGGCCGCCGAGCTGCGTGCCATGGGCTGCAACAACCGCATCGGTTTTTTCCTGCACATCCCATTGCCGCCGCAGCAGGTGCTCGCCGCCATTCCCCAGCACGAGTGGCTGATGCGCGCGCTGTTCGCGTATGACCTGGTCGGCTTTCAAAGTGAAAACGATTTGCTGCATTTTTCACGCTATGTGCAGGCCGAGGCCGGCGCCGTGGCGCTGGGCGGCAACCGCTTCCGGGCTTTTCACCGCACGGTGCGCGCCGGCGCTTTTCCCATCGGCATCGACGTGGACGAATTCGCCGCGCTCACGCACGCGCAGGATGCGCGCGACATGTATGAGCGCATGAAGGAAGAGTATTCACGCCGCAAGCTGCTGCTGGGCGTGGAGCGGCTCGACTATTCCAAAGGCCTGCCGCAGCGCATGAAGGCATTTGCGAAGCTGCTGACCAAGTACCCGGAAAACATCCGCAGCGCCACATTGATCCAGATCGCCTCGCCCAGCCGCGAGGACATGGGCACGTACACCGACTTGCTGCAGGAGCTTGAAAGCATCTGCGGCGCCACGAACGGCAATTTCGGCGAGCTCGACTGGATGCCCATCCGCTATATCCACCGCAACGTGGCACGCAAACGCCTGCCGGGCTTGTACCGCGTGGCGCGGGTGGCGCTGGTCACGCCGTTGCGCGACGGCATGAACCTGGTGGCCAAGGAATTCATTGCCGCGCAAGACCCGGCGGACCCGGGCGTGCTGGTGCTGTCACGCTTTGCGGGTGCGGCCGAGCAGCTGGAAGATGCGCTGCTGGTGAATCCCTATGACATTGACGGCACGGCGGACACGATACAGCGGGCGTTGCAGATGCCACTGGAAGAGCGGCAGGCCCGGCACCAGAAGATGCTCAAGAACATCCGCGAGTACGACGTGCACTGGTGGCGGAGGGAGTTTCTGAATGCGCTTGGGTATGAGGGGCCGGCCTAG
- a CDS encoding thioesterase family protein yields the protein MTKAPPTSADAIEFEPEFVAGLKELFEEKIVFNKLLGLKITSVKADRVVARIDMRNELIGHYAHNRIHGGVISAGLDAMGGLAVMAAIGARHMDEAPLQRLHRFAKLGTIDLRVDYLRPGIGEFFELRAEVMRLGSRVASTRMEFLGADGKLFSTGAGAYIVS from the coding sequence ATGACCAAAGCACCCCCCACCTCCGCAGACGCGATTGAATTCGAGCCCGAATTCGTCGCCGGCCTCAAAGAACTGTTTGAAGAAAAAATTGTTTTCAACAAACTGCTGGGCCTGAAGATCACCTCGGTCAAGGCCGACCGCGTGGTGGCCCGCATCGACATGCGCAACGAGCTGATAGGCCACTATGCGCACAACCGCATCCATGGCGGCGTGATCAGCGCCGGGCTGGACGCGATGGGCGGGCTCGCGGTGATGGCGGCCATCGGTGCGCGGCACATGGATGAGGCTCCGCTGCAGCGGCTGCACCGGTTTGCGAAGCTGGGCACGATTGATTTGCGGGTGGATTATTTGCGGCCTGGCATCGGTGAGTTTTTTGAGTTGCGGGCGGAGGTGATGCGATTGGGGTCTCGGGTGGCGAGTACGAGGATGGAGTTTTTGGGGGCTGATGGGAAGCTGTTTTCTACCGGGGCTGGGGCTTATATCGTTTCCTGA
- a CDS encoding acyl-CoA dehydrogenase family protein — MSASLVRNQQEEAEAVTAMADTVRRFAEREIAPHVTQWDEAGEFPRALHAQAATLGLLGLGYPESLGGTPASWRLRNAVTLALCRCGGSGGVMASLFSHNIALPPVLRHGSPTLQQEVIAPVLRGEKIAALAITEPGGGSDVASLRTTARRDGDDYVVNGEKVFITSGMRADFLTVAVRTGEAKGAGGISMLVVPGDAVGLSRSPLQKMGWWCSDTAHLRFDNVRVPARYLIGEEGLGFRMIMGNFNGERMALSVASLGFAQACFDEALDWARQRKTFGAALVEHQVIRHKLVDMQMRIASTQAWADALAARADAGEEASGNADWVAQVCLLKNHATQTMQFCADQAVQILGGMGYMRGTKSERIYREVKVMMIGGGAEEIMKDLAARQLGL, encoded by the coding sequence ATGAGCGCATCCCTTGTCCGGAATCAACAGGAAGAAGCCGAAGCCGTCACGGCCATGGCCGACACCGTGCGCCGTTTCGCCGAACGCGAGATTGCGCCGCATGTCACGCAATGGGACGAAGCCGGCGAGTTTCCGCGTGCACTCCATGCTCAGGCTGCAACCTTGGGCTTGCTGGGTTTGGGCTATCCCGAATCGCTGGGTGGTACACCCGCTTCCTGGCGGCTGCGCAACGCGGTCACATTGGCCCTGTGCCGTTGCGGCGGCAGCGGCGGCGTGATGGCCAGCCTCTTTTCCCACAACATCGCCTTGCCGCCGGTGCTGCGCCATGGCAGCCCGACACTGCAGCAAGAGGTCATCGCGCCCGTGCTGCGCGGTGAAAAAATCGCGGCGCTGGCGATTACCGAGCCGGGCGGCGGCTCCGACGTGGCCTCGTTGCGCACCACGGCGCGGCGGGATGGCGACGACTATGTGGTCAACGGCGAGAAGGTGTTCATCACCTCAGGCATGCGGGCCGATTTTCTGACGGTGGCGGTGCGCACCGGCGAGGCCAAAGGTGCGGGTGGTATTTCCATGCTCGTGGTGCCAGGCGATGCGGTGGGCCTTTCGCGCAGCCCCTTGCAGAAGATGGGTTGGTGGTGCTCCGACACGGCGCACCTGCGTTTTGACAATGTGCGCGTGCCGGCCCGTTATTTGATCGGTGAAGAGGGCTTGGGCTTTCGCATGATCATGGGCAACTTCAACGGCGAGCGCATGGCCTTGTCGGTGGCCTCGCTGGGTTTTGCCCAGGCCTGCTTTGACGAGGCGCTGGACTGGGCGCGCCAGCGCAAAACTTTTGGCGCGGCGCTGGTCGAGCACCAGGTGATACGCCACAAGCTGGTCGACATGCAGATGCGCATCGCCTCCACCCAGGCCTGGGCCGACGCGCTGGCCGCGCGTGCCGACGCTGGTGAAGAAGCGTCCGGCAACGCGGATTGGGTGGCCCAGGTCTGCCTGCTGAAAAACCACGCCACACAAACCATGCAGTTCTGCGCCGACCAGGCGGTGCAGATCCTGGGCGGCATGGGTTACATGCGCGGCACAAAAAGCGAACGCATTTATCGCGAGGTCAAGGTCATGATGATTGGCGGCGGCGCCGAAGAAATCATGAAAGACCTCGCTGCACGACAATTAGGCCTATGA
- a CDS encoding biotin carboxylase N-terminal domain-containing protein codes for MRSINKLLIANRGEIARRIMRTAHAMGLQTVAVYSDADAQALHVREADSAFALGGVSSADSYLRIDKLISAAQASGADAVHPGYGFLSENAAFADAVIAAGLTWVGPPPAAIRQLGSKSAAKQLAGAQGVPCLPGYQGDDQSDVRFAAEAGRIGYPIMVKAVAGGGGRGMRLVQEASQLPAALQSARSEALSAFGSAELLIERALLNPRHVEVQVFADAHGHCIHLGERDCSVQRRHQKIVEETPSPAVDAALHARMCGAAVALAQAAGYVGAGTVEFLVDGPDFFLMEMNTRLQVEHPVTEAVTGLDLVEWQLRVAQGEPLPLAQERVVFTGHAIEVRLCAEDENFTPHTGTVQHFREPGGVRFDHALFEGQVVSPHYDSMLGKLVAHAATREQAIDQLVAALGRTEVLGLPTNRSFLAACLAHPVFRAGQALIPFLQAHGDSIRDLLQKEELQALVPYGLEAIFARNPGSSLPCPFPRPVRLRHRTGLLDLRVRELGGGELEVEAGGEVLRTGQALQRISLVRLNESAGQPGARWHAQRGAVDLFLEDATFEPAVSGGTAAAQELRAPFNGKVIAVHATPGQAVKRGDTLLVIESMKLEHAVNAPHDAVLAAVLAEVGRQTSPGQVLLRFEA; via the coding sequence ATGAGAAGCATCAACAAGCTCCTGATCGCCAACCGCGGCGAAATCGCACGTCGCATCATGCGCACCGCGCACGCCATGGGCTTGCAGACGGTGGCGGTGTATTCAGACGCCGATGCGCAGGCGCTGCATGTGCGCGAAGCCGACAGCGCGTTTGCGCTGGGCGGCGTCAGCTCGGCCGATTCGTATTTGCGCATCGACAAGCTGATTTCCGCGGCCCAGGCCAGCGGCGCCGATGCCGTGCATCCGGGTTATGGCTTTCTCAGCGAGAACGCCGCGTTTGCCGATGCGGTGATCGCTGCGGGCCTGACCTGGGTGGGGCCACCGCCAGCGGCCATCCGGCAGCTCGGCAGCAAGTCGGCTGCCAAACAATTGGCCGGCGCTCAGGGCGTGCCCTGCCTGCCCGGTTACCAGGGCGATGACCAGTCCGACGTGCGCTTTGCGGCCGAAGCCGGGCGCATCGGCTACCCCATCATGGTCAAGGCCGTGGCCGGCGGCGGTGGGCGCGGCATGCGTCTGGTGCAGGAGGCGAGTCAGTTGCCGGCAGCGCTGCAGAGCGCGCGGTCGGAAGCGCTGTCGGCCTTTGGCAGCGCGGAGTTGCTGATTGAAAGGGCCTTGCTGAACCCGCGCCATGTGGAGGTTCAGGTGTTTGCGGATGCGCATGGCCATTGCATCCACCTCGGTGAGCGCGACTGCTCGGTGCAGCGCCGCCACCAGAAGATTGTGGAAGAAACGCCCAGCCCGGCGGTGGATGCGGCGCTGCATGCGCGCATGTGCGGCGCGGCTGTGGCGCTGGCGCAGGCGGCGGGCTATGTGGGGGCGGGGACGGTGGAGTTTCTGGTTGACGGACCGGACTTTTTCTTGATGGAGATGAATACGCGGCTTCAGGTTGAGCACCCCGTGACCGAAGCGGTGACAGGTCTTGATCTGGTCGAATGGCAACTGCGCGTGGCCCAAGGTGAGCCGCTGCCTCTTGCGCAGGAGCGGGTGGTATTCACCGGCCACGCAATTGAAGTGCGCCTGTGCGCCGAGGACGAGAACTTCACGCCGCACACCGGCACGGTGCAACATTTTCGCGAGCCGGGTGGTGTGCGCTTTGACCACGCCTTGTTTGAAGGCCAGGTCGTGTCGCCGCATTACGACTCGATGCTGGGCAAGCTCGTGGCGCATGCCGCGACACGGGAGCAGGCGATTGACCAGCTGGTGGCGGCGCTGGGCCGCACCGAGGTGCTGGGCTTGCCCACCAACCGCAGCTTTCTGGCGGCCTGCCTTGCCCATCCGGTGTTTCGTGCAGGCCAGGCACTGATCCCCTTTTTACAGGCGCACGGAGACAGCATCCGGGATCTGCTACAAAAAGAGGAGCTGCAAGCCCTTGTGCCATATGGGCTAGAGGCCATTTTTGCCAGAAATCCCGGGTCCAGCCTGCCATGCCCCTTTCCGAGGCCGGTCCGGCTGCGGCATCGCACCGGGCTGCTGGACTTGCGTGTGCGCGAACTGGGCGGCGGTGAACTGGAGGTTGAAGCGGGCGGCGAGGTGCTGCGCACGGGCCAGGCGCTCCAGCGCATATCGCTTGTGCGCCTGAATGAATCGGCCGGCCAGCCCGGTGCGCGCTGGCACGCCCAGAGGGGCGCCGTCGACCTGTTTCTGGAAGACGCGACATTTGAGCCGGCCGTGTCGGGCGGCACGGCGGCTGCACAGGAACTGCGTGCGCCCTTCAACGGGAAGGTTATTGCCGTTCACGCCACGCCCGGCCAGGCCGTCAAGCGCGGCGACACCCTGCTGGTGATCGAGTCCATGAAGCTGGAGCATGCCGTCAACGCCCCGCACGATGCGGTGCTGGCTGCCGTGCTGGCAGAAGTGGGCCGGCAGACAAGCCCCGGCCAGGTGCTGCTGAGGTTTGAGGCATGA